The bacterium DNA window AGTTGCACGCGCGAATTGGAAAGAGACCAAAACCAAACAGAGTCCCGTCAACAGTAACTGGACTTTCTCAGACCGGGACGGCAATCCCTGGAAGGCGAACGTGCAAGTTCAGACAGCTGAAAAAGAGCAAAATGCTTATGTAATCAAACTGGTTTTTGATCGGGCAGGAACCGCTCAGGCGTTTAAGTAAGCGCCAGGCGTAATCCCGTAGATTCGCTTGAAGTGGCGGTTGAAATGGCTCTGATCATAAAAGCCTGATTGCGTGGCAACTTCTACAATCGGCATCCCTTTCGACAAAAGTTTTCGCGCTTTTTCCACACGAATAGAAACGAGATATTCATAAGGAGGAAGTCCGGTCGCTTTCCGGAAAGTTCGCACAAAATGAAATTCACTCAAGCCGGAAAGAGCCGATATTTCATTCAGTGAAATGGTTTGCTGATAATTTTCGACGAGATAGGAAATCGCCCGGTGAATTTTCGAATAGATCAATGCATTTGAATCGATTGCCGCAGAAATTGGCGAATCGGAGTAAGTCGTAATCAGGCGTCCGAGATTCAAGACCATCAAAGACTGACCTTCCATTCTTTCTCCCGAGCGCTCCAGCAACATGTGAGCCTTAGTGAGCGCTGAGGCGAGCTCTTTATCCTGAATTACCTTTTGTGGAAAATGCGGCTGGATCCCTTTTCCATAGATGTCACACGATAGCTTTCTCATAAAACTCTTCGAAGGATAGAGAGACCGATAGGTCAGATGAGATTTGCGTGCGGGATATCCGGTATGAACTTCGCCCGGTTGTATAATCAGGATGCTTCCACGCCCGGCAGAGTAGGTTTTCCCTTCACACCAGAACTCATTGACTCCCTGTTCAACGACCTCAATCACATAGGTCTCATGCCAGTGGCGCGGGAAAAAATGGGAGGAGTCCGACATTCGCAGGAATTCAAGGTTGTTTAGTTCAGGAACGCGCCAGAATTGTGTTGTCACAACTGAGTTAGTATACGTCCCGTAGCATGAAGAAGTTCGCAGCGCTTTTGCCTGTGGTAGTATCATCCAACAAATGCAAATAGAAACACAGGATGCGATCTGTGAAAGCCTGGAAACACTGAGCCAGGCGGGCGATTACTACAAGTGGTTGGCGAATCGAGTGAAGCCTTATATGAAAGGTAAGGTACTTGAAATCGGCGCCGGCATCGGAAATTTTGCGCGCTGGGCTCAAGAAAATGCGGATGAATATCATGTTTCGGATGTCGACCAAAGATTAGTGGCGAAACTTTCACAGGAATTTCACCGCGCGCTCAACTGGGACCTCTACACCCCCTTTCCCAACGATGAATTGTACGACTCGGTGGTCATTCTGAATGTAGTAGAACATCTGGAAGATGATCTTCAGGCCCTTCGATGTTTGAATGCACGGCTAAAACCAGGCGGAAACCTGATTCTAATGGTTCCCGCCATGCAATTTCTTTACGGAAGTTTGGATCGTTCCTTCGGCCACTACCGGCGCTATACCAAAGCATCGATTAGCCGCATCATACGGGCAACTTCTTTCGAGATTCTAAAAACGGAATACATTAACGTGATTGGAATGGCCGGATGGTTTCTATATGGCAAGATTCTAAAACGCCAGAATCTGCCACAACAGCTCTGCAGCCGCTTCAATATCGTGGTGCCTTTATTGAAGTTGGAAAGACTCCTCGCTTATTTCGCAGGCCTTTCCGTTATCGTCATCGCGAGAAAATCGTAAGTAGCGCGGACGTCCCGTCTGCGCGCAGTTTCGCAGGCGAGACGCCCGCGCTACATCCGTTTGCCCGCATACAAAAAAATTGCACTTGCGGCAGCCACATTCAACGAATCAACCTTTCCGGAAAGCGGAATTGCTACCCGCACGGGAGCTAAACTCAAAATCTTTTTCGAAATGCCACGATGCTCGTTTCCAAAAATGAAGCAACTATTCTTCGAAAAATCCAAATCTGAAAGCCGGACCGAACCTTCAGGATCAGCCGCGATCAATGTGATTTGATATTGATTTTGCAATAGCCTCAAAGTTTCCGAAAGCGAATTACTCGCCGCCACAGGCACCTGAAAAACGCTTCCGAGAGAGGTTCTCACCGCTCGCCAGCTATAAGGATGGACCGATGTCTCGTCCACAAGAAGTCCAATCACGCCAAAGGCAGCGCAATTTCGAACAATGGCTCCAACATTCACAGCGTGATCAATGCCATCTAAAGCGACGAGACAACAGGAATCTTTACGAATCAGATGCTCCAGGGAAGCGTCCGGCGGGATTTTTGCCAGCGCCAAACAAGGCTGATTCAGTTTCTGTCCGGTGTTCTCTTCCGTCCATTTTTTCTCCGCAATCCAGATGGTAGTCTCATCCTTTTGGCGCCGTTGAATCAACGGCTTCCATTGTTCAAAATGCTTTTCGGTAATGAGCATGGTCAAGATGCTCAGCTCCGATTGCAACAAACGGGATACCACCTGTTCCCCTTCGGCATAAAAACTGCCCGCCTCGAATTGCTTCCGCCATTGCCGGGAGATGTTGGAAAATGCCTGTACCTGGTGCGCATCGGTCGCTTTCGAAATATGCATAGATTCATTTTACAGTTACAATAAGAAACCACGGAGTTGCGTCATGGCTAAATCGGATCTCATTCGTGTGATGATCGTTGATGATCATCCTGTCGTTCGAGAAGGCATCGCGAGAATCATCAGCACCGACAAAAGAATGGAGTTGGTGGGGGAAGCCGGGTCCGCTCAAGAAGCGATGCAATTGTATCGAAAGGTTCGTCCGGATATCACTTTGATGGATATGCGTATGCCGGATATGAACGGCGCACAGGCCATTGAAAGCATTCGGAACGAATTCACCAATGCGCGCGTCATCATCTTGAGCAGCTTCGATCATGAAGAAGACATCTACCAGGCAATCCAGGCAGGCGCACGCGGCTATTTGTTGAAGGACTCTCCGCGAAATGAGCTGATCTCCGCAATCATTCGCGTTCATGGTGGAGAACGCTGCATCCCTGGTAAAATCGCCACGCGGCTGGCCGAAAGGGTCGGTGGTAACGAGCTAACTTCGCGCGAATTTGAAGTGCTGAAACTGATCACTCAGGGGAAAAGCAACAAAGAAATTGGGGATCAACTCGGCATTTCTGAGGGGACCGTAAAATCTCACGTTAACAACATCCTTTCGAAGCTGAATGTAACGGACCGCACTCAAGCAGTATCCGTCGCTCTAAAACGGGGATTGGTGCACCTCGACTGAAAAATGGTTGACTTTGTCAACTATTTTTCGGGTTAGAGATTTTTCTATAACTTAAGTTATACCTGCCCCTGGGCTACCTTCTGTATTCTTATTCCGAACTTGAGAGCCATGAAGCGTTCTCCTGATTTGAGTATTCTTTAGGCGGATCAAGAATAGTTATGGAAGAAACAAAGCCGATAAGAATCCTCGTCGTGGATAACCACAGTCTGGTGCGCGAAGCCATGACCCGGTTGATCAACATTCAGCCGGACATGAAAGTTGTTGCGGAAGCGCCCAATGGTAAAGTTGCACTCGACTCCTATGAAGAAATCTGCCCCGATGTCACGTTGATGGATCTCAGCATGCCGGTCATGAACGGGATTGAGACTGTAAAAGCTATCCGGAAAACTCATCCCCAGGCGCGATTTATCATTTTGAGCGCGTACGATTTTCCCGAAGACATTCAGAACAGTTTGCAAGTCGGCGCCGTCGCTTATCTCTTAAAGGATACTTCGCGCGATAAACTCATCCGCGTGATCCGCGAAGTTCATCAAGGCCATACTTTTTTATAACTAACCGCCAAGGCGCCAAGACGCCAAGAAAAAAATTAGGATTGATCCTGAGCTTGAAATAGCTTTTCCACAGTTTCAAGCGTATCGATCTCTTCCGGTTTCTTATCCCATCGAATGTTTTTGATTCGTGGAAAACGCAATGCGAATCCACTTGTGTGGCGATCGCTGCGGTTGATTCTGTCAAAGGTGACTTCCAGAACCACCTGAGGTGGAACCACGTGCAAAAAACCTTCATTTCGAATGGAAATCTTGTGGAACAACTCGGACAACTGGAACAGCTCCTTATCCGTAATTCCGGAATAAGCCCTCCCAATGGTTCGAAGCCCATCCCGGTCCTGAACAGCAAAGGTGTAATCCGAAAGCAAACCCGCACGTTTTCCGTGGCCGTACTCCGCCGCGACAACAACAACGTCCAGAGTCACAAGAGCGCGTTTCAGCTTGAGCCATTGCTTTCCTCGCTTCCCCGGCTTGTAGGGAGAATCAGGATGCTTAATCACGAGCCCTTCATTGTTTCGTGAACGGGAAGCATCGAAACATCCTTCGAGTTCGTCGATTGTTTGGATCGTGCGTTGTTCAGAGACAGAGAATCGTTTCGAGTGAAGATTCTGAATCTGCAACAGGCGATTTCTTCTTTCCAGAAGAGGGAGATCAAGAAGTAAGTTGCCGTCCAGAAACAGCAAATCAAAAGCGAAATAGCGACATGGAATCTGATCCAGAATCTCTGCAGCCAGAACCTTCCTGCCGAGTCGATTTTGCAGCAGCGCAAAGCTTAAGATCCGTCCGTCTTTATAAGGAACTATCTCTCCATCCATCAGAAAAGAATGAGATACGTCCTTCAATGTCTCCACGACATCGGGAAAGGACCGGGTAATGTCGTCCAGATCGCGTGAGAAAATCATTACCGTTTGATTCTCTTTGTGAATCTGAGCCCGGATACCGTCATACTTGTCTTCCGCCAATCCACGCCCATCCATGTATTCCAGAATTTTCCCGGGATCCTCTTCCACGGAAGCCAGCATCGGTTTGATCGGATGCAGAAGCTGCATGCGGGCATGCTCCAGGCGCGCGTATCGCGCAAGAACGGCGCACTCTCCGATGTCCCCGAGCAACATATTCGCGTACTGCACTTTTTCCAATGATTGTTCGAAAGCTTTTGCAATCGAGGATTCGACGAGTCCTTCCTGCAAACCGATTCTCATTCCACCGCCCAGAATCTTGATCCAGTACTTCGTTTCCAAAGGGGTGGATCGCATCAGCATTTCGCGAAGCAGATCCCGTCTTTCTCGGGCAACTGAAATTGTAGTAAGCTTCTCGTAGTACGATCTTACTTCTTTCAGGGTCAAGACCGGCTCTTTTTCCTGCGAGGAAAACAATTCCGCAATGGCCGTTCCAAGATCGCCGGTCCGCAACAGCACAGGGCCGAGCCTTTCAACGAATCCGCTTTCCAGATCCTCCAGAG harbors:
- a CDS encoding class I SAM-dependent methyltransferase yields the protein MQIETQDAICESLETLSQAGDYYKWLANRVKPYMKGKVLEIGAGIGNFARWAQENADEYHVSDVDQRLVAKLSQEFHRALNWDLYTPFPNDELYDSVVILNVVEHLEDDLQALRCLNARLKPGGNLILMVPAMQFLYGSLDRSFGHYRRYTKASISRIIRATSFEILKTEYINVIGMAGWFLYGKILKRQNLPQQLCSRFNIVVPLLKLERLLAYFAGLSVIVIARKS
- a CDS encoding ATP-dependent DNA ligase, with product MLRFALCCEEISKTTKKLQKEKILARYLSGLTDEDLSIACVFFTGYPFALKDQRVTRVGFAAIRDALEDLESGFVERLGPVLLRTGDLGTAIAELFSSQEKEPVLTLKEVRSYYEKLTTISVARERRDLLREMLMRSTPLETKYWIKILGGGMRIGLQEGLVESSIAKAFEQSLEKVQYANMLLGDIGECAVLARYARLEHARMQLLHPIKPMLASVEEDPGKILEYMDGRGLAEDKYDGIRAQIHKENQTVMIFSRDLDDITRSFPDVVETLKDVSHSFLMDGEIVPYKDGRILSFALLQNRLGRKVLAAEILDQIPCRYFAFDLLFLDGNLLLDLPLLERRNRLLQIQNLHSKRFSVSEQRTIQTIDELEGCFDASRSRNNEGLVIKHPDSPYKPGKRGKQWLKLKRALVTLDVVVVAAEYGHGKRAGLLSDYTFAVQDRDGLRTIGRAYSGITDKELFQLSELFHKISIRNEGFLHVVPPQVVLEVTFDRINRSDRHTSGFALRFPRIKNIRWDKKPEEIDTLETVEKLFQAQDQS
- a CDS encoding RNA methyltransferase, coding for MHISKATDAHQVQAFSNISRQWRKQFEAGSFYAEGEQVVSRLLQSELSILTMLITEKHFEQWKPLIQRRQKDETTIWIAEKKWTEENTGQKLNQPCLALAKIPPDASLEHLIRKDSCCLVALDGIDHAVNVGAIVRNCAAFGVIGLLVDETSVHPYSWRAVRTSLGSVFQVPVAASNSLSETLRLLQNQYQITLIAADPEGSVRLSDLDFSKNSCFIFGNEHRGISKKILSLAPVRVAIPLSGKVDSLNVAAASAIFLYAGKRM
- a CDS encoding response regulator transcription factor — translated: MAKSDLIRVMIVDDHPVVREGIARIISTDKRMELVGEAGSAQEAMQLYRKVRPDITLMDMRMPDMNGAQAIESIRNEFTNARVIILSSFDHEEDIYQAIQAGARGYLLKDSPRNELISAIIRVHGGERCIPGKIATRLAERVGGNELTSREFEVLKLITQGKSNKEIGDQLGISEGTVKSHVNNILSKLNVTDRTQAVSVALKRGLVHLD
- a CDS encoding AraC family transcriptional regulator, giving the protein MTTQFWRVPELNNLEFLRMSDSSHFFPRHWHETYVIEVVEQGVNEFWCEGKTYSAGRGSILIIQPGEVHTGYPARKSHLTYRSLYPSKSFMRKLSCDIYGKGIQPHFPQKVIQDKELASALTKAHMLLERSGERMEGQSLMVLNLGRLITTYSDSPISAAIDSNALIYSKIHRAISYLVENYQQTISLNEISALSGLSEFHFVRTFRKATGLPPYEYLVSIRVEKARKLLSKGMPIVEVATQSGFYDQSHFNRHFKRIYGITPGAYLNA
- a CDS encoding response regulator transcription factor gives rise to the protein MEETKPIRILVVDNHSLVREAMTRLINIQPDMKVVAEAPNGKVALDSYEEICPDVTLMDLSMPVMNGIETVKAIRKTHPQARFIILSAYDFPEDIQNSLQVGAVAYLLKDTSRDKLIRVIREVHQGHTFL